A genomic segment from bacterium encodes:
- the serC gene encoding 3-phosphoserine/phosphohydroxythreonine transaminase, which yields MSTSTAPAGVKRVYNFNAGPAVLPLEVLQTVQAELLDYRGTGMSVLEISHRSPEYDDINNSAMALMKEIMGLGDNYKVIFVGGGASTQFSMLPMNFLHSGKTAAYADTGSWAGKAVKEAQKVGNVVVAASSKEAKYGHIPKLDEFKFPNDAAYLHITTNNTIYGTQMHWFPEAGKVPLVADMSSDFLSRKLDFGKYSLIYAGAQKNIGPAGACAVIIRDDFLATAQEEKLPTMLKYRIHVEKESLYNTPPVFAVYIIKLVLEWIKKNGGLAAVEKTNFAKKERIYQMVDLYPDFYRGTVKPDSRSWMNLTFRLPSEELEKKFVSEAKAAGFIGLKGHRDVGGIRVSLYNAMTLDGATKLSEFMEKFKRAN from the coding sequence ATGTCGACCTCGACAGCTCCTGCCGGTGTGAAACGGGTCTATAATTTTAATGCCGGCCCGGCGGTTCTTCCGCTCGAGGTACTCCAGACGGTTCAGGCTGAACTGCTCGATTATCGCGGCACCGGAATGTCGGTGCTGGAGATTTCGCATCGCTCGCCCGAGTACGACGATATCAACAACTCCGCCATGGCACTCATGAAAGAGATCATGGGGCTGGGCGATAACTACAAAGTGATCTTTGTCGGCGGCGGTGCCTCGACCCAGTTCTCCATGCTGCCGATGAATTTCCTTCACTCCGGCAAAACCGCCGCCTATGCAGACACCGGCTCCTGGGCTGGCAAAGCAGTCAAAGAAGCGCAGAAGGTCGGCAATGTGGTGGTGGCAGCGTCGAGCAAAGAAGCCAAGTATGGCCATATCCCGAAGCTCGATGAATTCAAGTTCCCGAACGATGCCGCCTATCTGCATATCACGACTAACAACACGATCTATGGCACGCAGATGCACTGGTTCCCGGAAGCAGGGAAAGTGCCGCTAGTGGCAGATATGTCATCGGATTTCCTCTCCCGTAAACTGGATTTCGGCAAATACTCGCTGATCTATGCCGGCGCGCAGAAGAATATCGGCCCGGCCGGAGCGTGCGCGGTGATCATCCGGGATGATTTCCTGGCGACCGCGCAGGAAGAAAAACTGCCGACTATGCTGAAATACCGCATCCATGTCGAGAAGGAATCACTCTACAATACGCCGCCGGTCTTTGCGGTTTACATCATCAAGCTGGTGCTTGAGTGGATCAAAAAGAATGGCGGGCTCGCGGCGGTAGAGAAGACCAATTTCGCCAAGAAGGAACGGATCTACCAGATGGTCGATCTGTATCCGGATTTCTATCGCGGGACAGTCAAGCCGGACAGCCGGAGCTGGATGAACCTGACATTCCGTCTGCCGTCGGAAGAACTGGAAAAGAAGTTCGTTTCGGAGGCGAAAGCGGCCGGGTTTATTGGGCTGAAGGGGCACCGCGATGTCGGCGGGATCCGGGTCTCGCTCTACAACGCGATGACCTTGGACGGCGCAACGAAGCTCTCCGAGTTCATGGAAAAGTTCAAGCGCGCGAACTAA
- a CDS encoding c-type cytochrome, with translation MNCFHPMVRFATRSCGRSLPAFLLLLSLFGLSAATPATAQEEEKPTNLKVLDTALTHEQVDQIMDKFTAALGVGCDYCHVRNEGPNARGMNFAKDTLPTKEAARDMIRLVGAINNDYLARMKRTDSQMVAVQCVTCHRGQVKPEMLEDLLRRANQTGGLAAVDSTYRSLRKRYYGSHTFDFSDHPLGELAIEISEKSDSAALALLKLNQEFNPESIFNQWLLGQVYTSLGDTATAIAEYERALQINPESRRIKRDLEALRKSKTP, from the coding sequence ATGAACTGTTTTCATCCTATGGTACGTTTCGCCACCCGCTCCTGTGGCAGATCACTTCCTGCCTTCCTGCTCCTGCTGTCACTCTTTGGCCTGTCCGCGGCAACACCGGCAACCGCACAGGAAGAAGAAAAGCCGACCAATCTTAAGGTACTGGACACTGCGCTGACGCATGAACAGGTTGACCAGATCATGGATAAATTCACCGCGGCATTGGGAGTCGGGTGCGACTATTGCCATGTCCGTAACGAGGGTCCCAATGCGCGGGGCATGAATTTCGCCAAGGATACGTTGCCGACGAAGGAAGCGGCACGTGATATGATCCGACTGGTCGGGGCGATCAATAACGACTACCTCGCCAGAATGAAACGTACTGATTCGCAGATGGTCGCTGTTCAGTGTGTCACGTGCCATCGCGGTCAGGTAAAACCGGAGATGCTGGAGGATCTGCTTCGTCGCGCGAATCAGACCGGCGGATTAGCGGCGGTTGATTCTACCTACCGGTCGTTGCGTAAACGCTATTACGGCAGTCATACGTTTGATTTTTCGGATCACCCACTGGGAGAACTCGCGATTGAAATCTCGGAGAAAAGCGATTCGGCGGCACTCGCGCTCTTAAAGCTCAACCAGGAATTCAATCCGGAGTCGATCTTCAATCAGTGGCTGCTGGGACAGGTGTATACCTCGCTCGGAGATACGGCGACAGCGATCGCTGAATATGAACGGGCATTGCAGATCAATCCCGAATCACGGCGAATCAAGCGTGATCTGGAAGCGTTAAGAAAGAGCAAAACTCCGTAG
- a CDS encoding DNA-processing protein DprA, translating into MTTVSHNTASVQMLTLVRFGGMTPRMLGPLFHRFGSLAAILGASATELLSVSGITKTAAAKLSKAHNHLYEATSILDELGRRDIRLLTHFDPDYGTLLTELNDPPPMLYLRGNMPDPAKKSVTLVGTEAATELGIALTTRLAKLFAEAGVQVVSSLTLGSDAAAHLGARSVNGQSFAVIDTGFDHILQTEGVPLAIDVTRGGGVITEFPPEFHLRDDALETTNRILVGLGQAVVITEVYQSSRRIHDIIDFCSQIGKLSFLMVDPDYGPLADKESLEHALRCGVIPMEGLDKSSDIIKVLV; encoded by the coding sequence ATGACGACTGTTTCGCATAACACTGCTTCGGTTCAGATGCTGACTCTGGTCCGCTTTGGCGGCATGACCCCACGCATGCTGGGGCCACTCTTCCACCGCTTCGGCAGCCTGGCGGCCATTCTCGGCGCCTCTGCCACCGAACTGCTGTCCGTCTCCGGCATCACCAAGACCGCCGCCGCAAAGCTGAGTAAAGCCCACAACCACCTCTACGAGGCTACCTCTATCCTTGATGAGCTGGGGCGACGGGATATCCGCCTGCTCACTCATTTTGATCCTGACTACGGCACTCTTTTGACTGAACTCAATGATCCACCCCCGATGCTCTATCTGCGTGGAAACATGCCGGATCCTGCGAAAAAGTCGGTCACGTTGGTCGGGACCGAGGCCGCCACGGAGCTGGGGATCGCCTTGACTACCCGCCTCGCCAAACTGTTTGCCGAGGCCGGGGTGCAGGTAGTTTCTTCACTCACTTTGGGTAGCGATGCGGCCGCCCATCTCGGGGCCCGATCTGTTAATGGCCAGTCCTTCGCCGTCATTGACACCGGCTTTGATCACATTCTTCAAACTGAGGGGGTCCCGCTGGCGATTGATGTTACCAGAGGGGGCGGAGTGATCACTGAATTCCCACCTGAATTCCATCTGAGGGATGATGCCCTCGAAACCACCAATCGGATACTAGTCGGCCTCGGACAGGCCGTGGTGATCACTGAAGTATATCAATCCTCCCGACGGATTCACGATATCATCGACTTCTGCTCTCAGATCGGAAAACTGAGTTTTCTGATGGTTGATCCTGACTATGGCCCGCTTGCCGACAAAGAAAGCCTTGAGCATGCCCTACGGTGTGGCGTGATCCCAATGGAAGGGCTGGATAAAAGCTCGGACATCATCAAGGTACTTGTGTAG
- a CDS encoding TonB family protein: MKRICIALFLFFSAILPFSVHAQYRQIDYAPPAELGPGVKDSILRATLPPIPTYPAKGKKAQVRAAVWLKVTVGELGEVKAAEVVRCVTPGYGFEEAALKAVRDAYFEPLWDGIYPVEYVGYCPVVYANPNAIGMEWTDEAGRRRVGKGARVIGPGIDAPIVEPLTPPVLNYPREAISNLVEAVVLTRLKIDKTGHPIDVEVKNVSVPGYHFREIATKAVRSTPFPVKLNSKGNPVGYDAYYRVYFNLTAETMALVGIPLPTDSVPGLVRPQASPNTERRFLRETFESKREGTALINAYVDTLGLPKVIQLATSAGDPILDTNAIVEVRNMRFEPGRVDGRKVGAWTTVSLNYKLSQLALGGLTWYEESSTTDSANITHCDTLFDTTTANQMLIVDSIGSTKPGSTSYADLVPPEYSAKFTRYKKAQYPLEDWSNGTEGWVKLAAVIDEKGRVLDTTIASSSGNSRFEKAAIKAISGHKFAPGTTNGKPVTSWMAWFVRFDSTSKDVERPGPKELIAPKPLEVTNPTYPETAVSDRSTGSVWVRLYVDTTGRVLETKLLETSGDPALDSAALAVAPTYRFTPALYNGQPQRFWMKYEVRFSIQPK; the protein is encoded by the coding sequence ATGAAACGCATCTGTATAGCCCTGTTCTTGTTCTTTTCGGCCATCCTGCCGTTTTCTGTCCATGCACAATATCGACAGATCGATTACGCCCCACCTGCAGAATTGGGACCCGGGGTGAAGGATTCCATCCTCCGCGCCACATTGCCGCCGATCCCGACCTATCCTGCAAAAGGGAAAAAGGCACAGGTGCGTGCCGCAGTCTGGCTCAAGGTTACGGTCGGGGAACTGGGGGAAGTGAAAGCGGCCGAGGTCGTCAGGTGCGTCACTCCTGGCTACGGTTTCGAGGAAGCAGCACTCAAGGCGGTAAGAGACGCTTATTTTGAACCCCTCTGGGATGGGATCTACCCGGTTGAGTACGTCGGCTATTGCCCGGTTGTGTATGCTAATCCCAATGCAATAGGAATGGAGTGGACCGACGAGGCAGGGCGGCGGAGAGTCGGCAAAGGAGCTAGAGTGATTGGCCCCGGAATCGACGCACCCATCGTCGAGCCGCTGACACCACCTGTGCTCAATTATCCCAGGGAAGCGATTAGTAATCTGGTCGAGGCGGTCGTGCTGACCAGATTGAAGATCGACAAAACGGGACACCCGATTGATGTTGAGGTCAAGAATGTCTCTGTCCCCGGCTACCACTTCCGCGAGATCGCGACGAAAGCAGTCAGATCAACGCCCTTCCCGGTCAAACTCAACAGTAAAGGGAATCCGGTCGGCTACGATGCCTACTATCGGGTCTATTTCAACCTGACTGCCGAGACAATGGCTTTGGTCGGAATCCCGCTTCCGACCGATTCCGTTCCGGGACTGGTTCGTCCGCAGGCATCTCCAAATACGGAACGTCGCTTCCTCCGTGAAACCTTTGAATCTAAGCGCGAAGGAACGGCTCTGATCAATGCCTATGTCGACACGCTGGGACTTCCCAAAGTGATCCAACTGGCAACTTCCGCCGGCGACCCGATACTCGATACCAATGCCATCGTGGAAGTCAGAAATATGAGATTCGAACCTGGCAGAGTGGATGGTCGCAAGGTCGGCGCCTGGACAACCGTTTCGTTGAACTACAAGCTCAGCCAGCTCGCACTTGGGGGGCTTACCTGGTATGAGGAGAGTTCCACCACCGATTCAGCGAACATTACGCATTGTGATACACTCTTCGATACAACAACCGCAAACCAAATGCTGATTGTAGACTCTATTGGATCAACGAAACCGGGTTCCACCAGCTATGCGGATCTGGTGCCGCCGGAGTATTCCGCCAAATTCACGCGATACAAAAAGGCGCAGTACCCGCTCGAAGACTGGAGCAATGGAACAGAGGGATGGGTCAAACTGGCTGCGGTGATCGATGAAAAGGGGAGAGTCCTGGACACCACTATTGCCTCATCTTCCGGGAATAGTCGCTTTGAAAAAGCGGCGATCAAGGCGATCTCGGGACACAAGTTCGCCCCCGGCACGACCAACGGGAAACCGGTTACATCCTGGATGGCCTGGTTTGTTCGCTTTGATTCAACCTCCAAGGATGTCGAGCGACCCGGCCCGAAAGAACTGATTGCGCCCAAGCCGCTGGAAGTCACCAACCCCACCTATCCCGAGACCGCGGTGAGTGACCGTTCGACTGGATCCGTCTGGGTTCGGCTATATGTCGATACCACCGGTCGAGTGCTTGAAACGAAATTGCTGGAAACTTCCGGCGATCCTGCTCTGGACTCTGCAGCTCTGGCTGTTGCGCCGACTTACCGTTTCACTCCCGCGCTCTACAATGGCCAGCCGCAACGCTTCTGGATGAAGTATGAAGTCAGATTCTCTATTCAACCAAAGTAG
- the murQ gene encoding N-acetylmuramic acid 6-phosphate etherase — protein sequence MAAYDDLIQQLRQLGTEQINPHTREIDRLSALEIVAKINDEDATVAGVVRRALPEIARTAELYAETLRSGGRVFYVGAGTSGRLGVLDAAECPPTFGTDPDQIRGIISGGFETLVLSKEGVEDDREAARTDLTHQQLCSKDMVIGIAASRRTPYTLSALEFAKSLGCRTAFIICNEPGSLELQTDILIALPVGPEVITGSTRMKSGTAQKMTLNMISTTAMVLLGKTYGNLMVDLQSRSEKLAARSRRILMDLLQMSLEEADHALQLSGGSVKIAIVMKRCACSREEAVNRLNQANGFISRIVG from the coding sequence ATGGCCGCATACGACGATCTCATCCAACAGCTCCGTCAATTGGGGACGGAGCAGATCAATCCCCACACGCGAGAAATAGACCGTCTGTCTGCTTTGGAGATAGTCGCCAAGATCAATGACGAGGATGCCACCGTGGCGGGAGTCGTCCGACGGGCCCTTCCCGAGATTGCCCGGACTGCCGAGCTGTACGCGGAAACGCTTCGATCCGGCGGCCGCGTCTTTTATGTCGGCGCCGGTACTTCCGGCCGTCTCGGCGTTCTCGATGCCGCCGAGTGCCCTCCCACCTTTGGCACCGACCCGGATCAGATCCGCGGTATCATCTCCGGCGGATTCGAAACGCTTGTCCTCTCCAAAGAGGGAGTGGAAGATGATCGTGAGGCGGCACGAACTGATCTGACGCACCAGCAGCTCTGTTCAAAAGACATGGTGATAGGGATAGCCGCCTCGCGGCGAACCCCCTACACGCTTTCGGCACTGGAATTTGCCAAGTCGCTCGGTTGTCGCACGGCGTTCATCATCTGCAACGAACCGGGATCGCTTGAACTCCAAACTGATATCCTGATCGCATTACCGGTGGGCCCCGAGGTCATTACCGGTTCGACCCGTATGAAGTCCGGCACTGCCCAGAAAATGACTCTCAATATGATCTCGACCACTGCGATGGTCCTGTTAGGAAAAACCTACGGCAACCTAATGGTCGACCTGCAGAGTCGTTCGGAGAAACTGGCGGCGCGTTCGCGACGGATCCTGATGGACCTGCTGCAAATGTCGCTCGAGGAAGCCGACCATGCCTTACAGCTTTCGGGCGGCTCGGTCAAAATAGCAATTGTCATGAAACGATGTGCATGCAGTCGCGAGGAAGCCGTCAACCGGCTGAATCAGGCGAACGGGTTTATCTCCCGGATCGTCGGCTGA
- a CDS encoding macro domain-containing protein, with protein sequence MNYQIEIIQRDIVTTDTEAIVNAANNHFWMGSGVAGAIKLAGGETIEQQAVAKGPVMPGEAIFTSAGTLRFKYIIHAACMGQDLRTTDKLIRQATVSSLNLAEKLNLTSIAFPAFGTGVGGFPMKACANLMTAVVRGFRERSTVIQRVQFCLWDEYGLAMFRESLDKANQ encoded by the coding sequence ATGAATTACCAGATCGAGATTATCCAGCGCGATATCGTCACCACCGATACCGAGGCGATTGTAAACGCCGCCAACAACCACTTCTGGATGGGGTCAGGGGTTGCCGGGGCGATCAAACTGGCCGGCGGCGAAACCATTGAACAACAAGCAGTCGCCAAGGGACCGGTCATGCCGGGCGAGGCTATCTTTACTTCAGCCGGGACTCTTCGCTTCAAATACATCATCCATGCCGCCTGTATGGGGCAGGACCTCCGCACCACCGACAAACTGATCCGCCAGGCAACCGTCTCCAGCCTCAATCTGGCCGAGAAACTAAACCTGACATCCATCGCCTTTCCCGCCTTCGGAACCGGCGTAGGTGGATTCCCGATGAAAGCCTGCGCCAACCTGATGACCGCAGTAGTGCGCGGCTTCCGCGAACGCTCCACTGTCATTCAGCGCGTACAATTCTGTCTGTGGGATGAATACGGGCTCGCGATGTTCCGCGAGTCGCTGGATAAAGCCAATCAGTAG
- a CDS encoding YigZ family protein, producing the protein MDDSYLTIARESTAEIKIKNSRFIGETCLVGTVEQALERLNAIRKREYDATHHCYAYQVGLFRQMQFKYSDDGEPSGTAGKPIYDRLAGSHLSNLLIVVTRYYGGTQLGTGGLTHAYSDAARLVLEASGSQEHFIQSELDLLIDFTLYDRVQRLVSKLGASIVSSDFSDQVRLRLSIRQSRAEQLRNDLIELSNGKAIIKEPQQ; encoded by the coding sequence ATGGATGATTCCTACCTGACTATCGCCAGGGAATCGACCGCAGAGATCAAGATAAAGAACTCGCGGTTCATTGGTGAGACCTGTCTGGTTGGAACGGTCGAGCAGGCGCTCGAACGCCTCAACGCGATCCGGAAACGCGAGTATGACGCTACGCATCATTGCTACGCATATCAAGTTGGCCTTTTCAGACAGATGCAGTTTAAATACTCCGATGATGGCGAACCATCCGGTACTGCCGGCAAACCGATTTACGACCGTCTGGCCGGTTCGCACCTGAGCAACCTGCTGATCGTGGTCACCCGCTACTACGGAGGGACCCAACTCGGCACCGGCGGGCTGACCCATGCCTATAGCGATGCCGCCCGGCTCGTGCTCGAAGCGTCAGGGAGCCAGGAACATTTCATTCAGTCGGAACTTGACCTGCTGATAGATTTCACGCTCTATGACCGCGTGCAGCGATTGGTATCCAAACTGGGGGCATCGATAGTCTCGTCGGACTTCAGCGATCAGGTACGACTGCGTCTGTCAATCCGTCAATCTCGCGCCGAACAACTTCGTAATGATTTGATCGAGTTGAGCAATGGAAAAGCGATCATCAAGGAACCGCAGCAGTAA
- a CDS encoding GlsB/YeaQ/YmgE family stress response membrane protein, whose product MLNIIWYIIVGFFAGLIARALLPGGDQMGFLATTAVGIVGSVIGGFIGGKMKPAEAGSSFQRTGFIMSIVGAVVLLIIIRLMR is encoded by the coding sequence ATGCTGAACATCATTTGGTACATCATTGTCGGGTTTTTCGCCGGCTTGATCGCTCGTGCGCTTCTGCCGGGTGGAGATCAAATGGGGTTTTTGGCGACCACGGCGGTCGGGATTGTCGGATCGGTGATTGGGGGATTTATCGGCGGCAAGATGAAACCAGCGGAGGCAGGTTCGAGTTTTCAGCGGACGGGATTCATCATGTCGATAGTCGGGGCAGTAGTTTTGCTGATCATCATTCGGCTGATGCGGTGA
- a CDS encoding pyridoxal phosphate-dependent aminotransferase family protein — translation MGIYPYFHPIQSAPGNEVVVEGQHCIMVGSNNYLGLVNHPKVKQAAADAALKYGSGCTGSRFLNGTLDLHLELERRLAKFMHKEAALVFSTGFQTNLGAISCMASKNDAIIIDRQVHACIVDGTRLSYGKVYKFAHNDIEDCERVVANVRNINGKGGMLIVVDGVFSMEGDIINLPDLVKVAKKYNARLMVDDAHSIGVLGPTGAGTAEHFGLTDDVDLIMGTFSKSFASLGGFVAGDFQVIDFIKHFARSLIFSASITPSSAAAVLAALDIIEAEPERREHLWRNARKMQAGFRNMGLDIGHTETPVVPIVVGEDLETFAFWKDLFDNGVFTNPVISPAVPPGRGMIRTSYTATHTDEQLDKVLEVIERVSRKRGLIS, via the coding sequence ATGGGCATTTATCCCTATTTCCATCCGATCCAGTCCGCTCCCGGCAACGAGGTTGTTGTCGAAGGGCAGCACTGCATTATGGTCGGCTCCAACAACTACCTCGGCTTGGTCAACCATCCGAAGGTAAAGCAGGCCGCGGCCGACGCCGCGCTCAAGTATGGTTCCGGTTGTACCGGTTCACGGTTCTTGAATGGGACTCTCGACCTGCATCTGGAACTTGAGCGAAGACTCGCCAAGTTCATGCACAAGGAAGCGGCGCTGGTCTTTTCGACCGGATTCCAGACCAATCTGGGCGCCATCTCCTGCATGGCGAGCAAAAATGACGCGATCATCATTGACCGCCAGGTGCACGCCTGCATTGTCGATGGTACTCGCCTGTCCTACGGCAAAGTCTATAAATTTGCGCATAACGACATAGAAGACTGCGAACGAGTGGTCGCCAATGTTCGCAATATCAACGGCAAAGGCGGCATGCTGATCGTGGTCGACGGCGTGTTCTCAATGGAAGGGGATATCATCAACCTTCCTGACCTGGTGAAAGTCGCCAAAAAGTACAATGCCCGGTTGATGGTTGACGATGCGCACTCTATCGGCGTGCTTGGCCCGACCGGCGCAGGGACTGCCGAGCATTTCGGACTGACTGATGATGTCGACCTGATCATGGGGACATTCTCCAAGTCATTCGCTTCGCTGGGCGGGTTTGTCGCCGGCGATTTCCAGGTCATAGATTTTATCAAGCATTTCGCCCGCTCGCTCATTTTCTCCGCCTCGATCACGCCATCGTCGGCCGCCGCCGTGTTGGCCGCGCTGGATATTATCGAGGCCGAGCCGGAACGCCGCGAACATCTCTGGCGCAACGCGCGCAAGATGCAGGCCGGGTTCCGCAATATGGGATTGGATATCGGTCATACGGAGACGCCAGTGGTCCCGATCGTGGTTGGCGAAGATCTCGAGACATTCGCTTTCTGGAAAGACCTGTTCGACAACGGTGTTTTCACCAATCCGGTGATCTCACCGGCGGTCCCCCCGGGACGCGGTATGATCCGAACATCATACACGGCGACGCATACCGACGAACAACTGGACAAAGTGCTTGAGGTAATCGAACGGGTATCCCGCAAGCGTGGGTTGATCTCGTAA
- a CDS encoding phosphatase PAP2 family protein has translation MLEWLAQIDRAIFLFLNVQAANPVTDLCMPVITSDTLLRIAYAITVILVLWKGDRRLRWTVLVSAVTLLLTDQLAANFLKNYFDRPRPCHTLPDINLLVNCGAGFSMPSAHAANAFGQAIVWGMRAKHLLWYLLGIAFVIAISRVFVGVHYPGDVLVGGGVGVLIGLLTHTLGSRWISPKR, from the coding sequence ATGCTTGAGTGGCTGGCGCAGATCGACCGCGCGATCTTCCTCTTCCTTAATGTTCAGGCGGCAAATCCGGTCACGGATCTCTGCATGCCGGTCATCACCTCTGACACCCTCCTCCGGATAGCCTACGCCATCACCGTCATTCTCGTCCTCTGGAAAGGGGATCGCAGATTACGCTGGACAGTGCTCGTATCAGCGGTTACCCTCTTGTTGACCGATCAACTGGCGGCAAACTTCCTGAAGAACTACTTCGATCGTCCACGCCCCTGTCACACCCTGCCGGATATCAACTTGCTGGTCAATTGTGGCGCCGGGTTCTCGATGCCTTCGGCACATGCGGCCAATGCCTTCGGGCAGGCGATCGTCTGGGGAATGCGCGCGAAACACTTGCTCTGGTATCTGCTGGGTATTGCTTTTGTTATCGCCATCAGTCGGGTCTTCGTTGGAGTGCATTATCCGGGTGATGTGCTTGTCGGCGGGGGAGTAGGTGTACTGATCGGATTGTTAACACATACGCTTGGCTCGCGATGGATCTCCCCAAAGCGCTGA
- a CDS encoding DUF2892 domain-containing protein encodes MSLEHAIRLMAGTLVLFSLAMYYFVSPWWLLLTTFVGLNLFQSALTKWCLAEQILGKLFYSKKPATAKR; translated from the coding sequence ATGTCGCTTGAACATGCAATTCGGTTGATGGCCGGGACATTGGTCCTGTTTTCACTCGCCATGTACTATTTCGTTTCCCCCTGGTGGCTATTGTTGACCACCTTTGTCGGTCTTAACCTGTTTCAGTCAGCCCTGACCAAATGGTGCCTGGCCGAGCAGATCCTGGGAAAGCTCTTTTATTCCAAAAAACCTGCGACCGCCAAGCGCTAA
- a CDS encoding heme-binding domain-containing protein: protein MVTSRENRFPRALLIAVGLVLAVVAGLWAKEETEPVAEGEEWENAVETPIEIASTTVAQKQDSLYANIDEQFKLVRPIFENACFDCHSTKTDFPWYAKIPGIKQLINGHVEEGLEHVDMTDGFPFKAKGEQIELLSELREEVEEGKMPLLSYRLMHWSAWLSSAEKDSIYMWVDSSIAMIEQFYQTEQIPYNKKGSEK from the coding sequence ATGGTAACTTCACGTGAAAATCGTTTTCCTCGCGCCCTCTTGATCGCGGTCGGGCTGGTCCTGGCTGTGGTTGCCGGATTGTGGGCAAAGGAAGAGACGGAACCCGTGGCGGAAGGGGAAGAATGGGAAAACGCCGTCGAAACCCCGATCGAGATCGCCAGCACGACTGTCGCCCAGAAACAGGATTCTCTCTACGCCAATATCGACGAGCAATTCAAGCTGGTCAGACCGATCTTCGAAAACGCCTGCTTTGATTGCCACAGCACCAAAACCGATTTCCCCTGGTACGCCAAGATCCCCGGGATCAAGCAATTGATCAATGGACATGTCGAGGAAGGACTCGAGCATGTTGACATGACCGATGGTTTCCCGTTCAAAGCAAAGGGAGAACAGATAGAGCTATTGAGTGAATTGCGGGAAGAGGTCGAGGAAGGGAAGATGCCGCTGTTGAGCTATCGTCTGATGCACTGGTCTGCCTGGTTGTCGAGCGCTGAAAAGGACTCCATCTATATGTGGGTTGATTCCTCGATCGCCATGATTGAGCAGTTTTATCAGACTGAGCAGATCCCTTACAACAAGAAGGGATCGGAGAAGTAG
- a CDS encoding N-acetyltransferase: MAQVEVVDVESPTQLDQFIKFPNKLYKGVPYYVTPLLIERKAFFDQEKNPFYKTSKVKLFLAMRDDEIVGRIATCINYTHNDFHHEKAGFFGFFDTIDDYEVAKALLKVAMITLAKEGADLMRGPMNFSTNHDIGFLIDGYDLPPTVMMPYNFPYQPRLAEKFGLKKVMDLNGYVIVKEDGISDRIQRVVDKLKQRSKVTIRTLKMRDYDNEVKRLNEVYNQAWAHNWGFVPMSEEEFTHMADDLKQICDPEMILIAEYEGKPVAFSIALPDINQALIHLRGRLFPLGMLKLLWHTKIRNKVNGVRLITMGVIPQFQKRGIDMIFFVETHNRGIARGYSWAELSWILETNELMCRSAEQMGGKLYKKYRIMEMPL, translated from the coding sequence ATGGCGCAAGTAGAAGTCGTGGATGTTGAGTCGCCAACTCAACTCGACCAGTTCATCAAATTCCCAAACAAGTTATACAAAGGGGTCCCCTACTATGTCACCCCTCTGCTGATCGAACGGAAGGCGTTTTTCGATCAGGAGAAAAATCCGTTCTACAAGACATCGAAGGTGAAGCTGTTTCTGGCGATGCGGGATGATGAGATCGTCGGACGGATCGCCACCTGCATCAATTACACCCATAATGATTTTCATCACGAGAAAGCCGGCTTTTTCGGCTTTTTCGATACGATCGATGATTACGAGGTCGCCAAGGCACTCCTGAAAGTCGCGATGATCACGCTGGCCAAAGAGGGCGCGGATCTGATGCGCGGCCCGATGAATTTCTCCACCAATCATGATATCGGGTTCCTGATCGACGGGTATGACCTTCCGCCGACTGTGATGATGCCGTACAATTTCCCGTACCAGCCGCGGCTGGCGGAGAAATTCGGTCTGAAAAAAGTCATGGATCTGAACGGATATGTGATCGTCAAAGAGGACGGTATTTCGGACCGGATCCAGCGCGTGGTCGACAAGCTCAAACAGCGCAGCAAAGTCACGATCCGCACGCTCAAGATGCGAGACTACGACAATGAAGTGAAGCGGCTCAACGAGGTATACAATCAGGCCTGGGCGCATAACTGGGGTTTCGTGCCGATGAGTGAGGAAGAATTCACTCATATGGCCGATGATCTCAAGCAGATCTGCGACCCGGAGATGATCCTGATAGCCGAATACGAGGGCAAACCGGTGGCGTTTTCGATCGCCCTGCCGGATATCAATCAGGCGCTGATCCATTTGCGCGGGCGGCTATTCCCGCTTGGCATGCTTAAGCTCTTATGGCATACCAAAATCCGTAACAAGGTCAATGGCGTCCGGCTGATCACGATGGGGGTGATTCCGCAGTTCCAGAAGCGGGGGATCGACATGATCTTCTTCGTCGAAACCCATAACCGGGGGATCGCGCGGGGCTATAGCTGGGCGGAGCTTTCCTGGATCCTGGAGACCAACGAACTGATGTGTCGGTCGGCCGAACAGATGGGGGGAAAATTGTATAAAAAGTATCGAATTATGGAAATGCCGCTCTAA